The proteins below come from a single Mya arenaria isolate MELC-2E11 chromosome 6, ASM2691426v1 genomic window:
- the LOC128238490 gene encoding transmembrane protein 50B-like isoform X2, which translates to MSGFLDNCHLPDCECLQLGDRRNLVASVISGVLFFSGWWIAIDAAVQYPSQSDLHHACHTCGAIGTLAFFLINSVSNGQIRGDNYGTGCLGQTGARVWLFIGFLLGFGALIAASWILFGLYVVPDKSPEWAGIAIFLQNALIFFSGMVFKFGRAEDLWE; encoded by the exons ATGTCAGGCTTTTTGGACAACTGTCATCTCCCAGACTGTGAATGTCTTCAACTCGGGGACAGGAGGAATTTGGTTGCTTCTGTTATCTCTGGTGTTCTG TTTTTCAGTGGCTGGTGGATTGCCATTGATGCCGCAGTGCAGTACCCGAGTCAGTCGGACCTGCATCACGCCTGCCATACATGCGGGGCTATAGGGACATTGGCATTCTTTTT GATAAATTCAGTGTCCAATGGGCAGATCAGAGGGGATAACTACGGTACAGGTTGCCTCGGACAAACAG GTGCAAGAGTGTGGCTGTTCATCGGTTTCCTGCTCGGGTTTGGTGCCCTGATTGCAGCTTCTTGGATTCTATTCGGACTTTATGTTGTCCCTG ATAAAAGTCCAGAGTGGGCTGGTATTGCAATCTTTTTGCAAAATGCTCTTATATTTTTCag CGGAATGGTGTTTAAGTTTGGTCGAGCAGAAGATTTGTGGGAATAA
- the LOC128238490 gene encoding transmembrane protein 50B-like isoform X1, with product MSGFLDNCHLPDCECLQLGDRRNLVASVISGVLFFSGWWIAIDAAVQYPSQSDLHHACHTCGAIGTLAFFLINSVSNGQIRGDNYGTGCLGQTGARVWLFIGFLLGFGALIAASWILFGLYVVPDKSPEWAGIAIFLQNALIFFSSILFKFGRTEDLWQ from the exons ATGTCAGGCTTTTTGGACAACTGTCATCTCCCAGACTGTGAATGTCTTCAACTCGGGGACAGGAGGAATTTGGTTGCTTCTGTTATCTCTGGTGTTCTG TTTTTCAGTGGCTGGTGGATTGCCATTGATGCCGCAGTGCAGTACCCGAGTCAGTCGGACCTGCATCACGCCTGCCATACATGCGGGGCTATAGGGACATTGGCATTCTTTTT GATAAATTCAGTGTCCAATGGGCAGATCAGAGGGGATAACTACGGTACAGGTTGCCTCGGACAAACAG GTGCAAGAGTGTGGCTGTTCATCGGTTTCCTGCTCGGGTTTGGTGCCCTGATTGCAGCTTCTTGGATTCTATTCGGACTTTATGTTGTCCCTG ATAAAAGTCCAGAGTGGGCTGGTATTGCAATCTTTTTGCAAAATGCTCTTATATTTTTCag